CGTCTTAAAGAAGCACAAACCCTTACCCTCAGTGGTGGATCAACCCATCAACAAGTGAGAACAAGACGACTGCTGTAAAGGATAATTGTCAGTTTTTAATTGTTGTTGTCATCTTGATTGAAAAGTCCACGATTTGAGAGTAGACTGTGTATAATCTCATGTTAACAAGAACACAAAATGCATCCTTGaaactttctttattttccagGCTTTTAGGAGGTGATCAAAGGTCTTAAGGTCATTGTTACCTTGAACATGCATCCATCTCATTCTCATGAACGCATATATGCAGCACTTTAAAGAAATACCTTCAAATTAACATTCAGTTGGCCTAAGGATGAGCTGCTTAGATTTTGGTGGTCAAGGTTAGGTTCACACAGCTCATCATTCTGTTCTCTTTCTGTTCCAGGACACTGAATccagagaggctgaggcagATGTTGCAGAAAAGACCATGGGCATCTACACTGTCCGAGCAGAGGGTCGTGGTCCTGATGGTCCAGGTAATGGACGCTTTGCTGATGTTGGTGTTGTGCTGGAAGGCGTGAAAGTTCTCCATAACCTGCAGAGTGTCAGCCATGCATGTGTGATGCTTTATGGGCTGATCTACGCACTCAACTTGAGCTATCCAAAATGCCTGAAGCGTACATTTGAGGtgtaccagaaaatcctgatggACCTGGACTCAACCAAGCTTTCACCAAAAGTACAGGCACTGAAAATCAAATTGCTCCAGTGATTTGGCTGTCAATAATGCACTTAAACAGCCCCtacctgatttttcttttttctcagacAGGATCTTGTGTTCAAATGACCCCTTAGTTCTTGAAGGGTGTGTCAGGGaaatatctgtttttgttttgttttcttatgaTGCTGAAGCATTTAATGGGAGTGTTGTGAGTGTGGCTGTGTAAGTGGGTTCATAGATGGAGTTTCTAAAGTGTGTTAGCTGGCAGTTTTGCAGTGGCTCAGCTCAAACTACATTTGTCTTTCTTCCCAGATTTAATAGGACCTAGTTATGTGTTTAAAAGATATTTAATCTAcaaaaaagtgctttaaattgtgtaatttcatgtttttaatgtttaatgtcaagttttaatgttaataaaactGTTGAATGAACAAGGTGGTCTGATTGTCATTAAGATTGTACTGAATGGAAAGGAATTGCATAAATGTGATGCATTTTGATTAATTTGGtttattaaaagaaatatgtgctatttattttgtttaggtAACCTGATTATTATGCAATTCAGCTAATATACTTTATGtatttgaaataaatacacttgttattattaatttaattatacTTTAATAATAGTAAATACATAAACTTGACGattatgcatttaaaataaataggcTTTATTACACTAATGAATATGCATCATGTTTATTTGATAGGTTTGTGTTAAAATTAtctaaaaaaagtaaatggGAATTTGTCATGtaataaaattacataaatttTAAAAGTTAGGGTTAAATATTTCTGTGAGTGTAGTAACTCTAATttaaaaacgtttttttttttttacttttgtgtcCAACGCTGCAAAGATCTTaagaatttttatttaaatggtaactggactagttcttatgtagcacttttccactctgtttgagcactcaaagaaacacgtttacatttaccccattcacacccattcatacaagcacttccatgattaagtaagctaagtgcttttattagctaacattcacacacattcacactccaacgcttgcatcagagagcaacttggggttaagtatcttgcccaaggatacattggcatgcagcctggagtagccaggattcaaaccgccaacctttcgatcagtagatgacctgctctacctcctgaggtAGAGCCACCCCCAAATGATACACAAGTTCACTCACTGggatttacattttaaatctttattgagCTGATGtgggtttttcttctttaagcTCCTCACAGGTTAAACATCAGCAAAGACATTTGACATCAAAACAGCTGGAAACCTGATTTCAAGCAGGTAACAGGGGTGAGCATTCATAAACACGAGTTGATCCTTAAATGAAGACTTTGAATGAAGTGTTTCAGGCTATAGCAACATGTCAGTATGAGAAAAAGAGGGGAACCTCAGTTAAAAAGTTAAAGGTTAAAGGGGTAGTCTGTGTAATTGTGCTTTGGTTCAAACCCTACAATACTTCACACAGAAGAAGTAGCGAGATACTTCACACTCCAGCTGCTCCTCCATCCTCACATTCAATCAAAATGCTTCCAACACTTCAGCTTACTGTCTCTACTATCACCATGGAAACAAAGGATGGGTCCAATTGCACCACAGATTGCTGGGTTAACCCCAGATGGCCTGAGGTCTGACCTGAGGGGGTCACTGTAGGACATGCCTGACCTGAGGGAGCAGCACAGGGTTTGAGTTAATCTCGCCACCATTTAAAAGTCAagccaagccaactttatttacagtatatagcACTTTAGAAACAGTGGgtactgaccaaagtgcttaacattaaaaacacaataaaatacaaagcattaaaaaatttaaacataattaaaattgatAAGCTAAAAACAAATGAGTAAAAGCCAATAAAAGTCAACTCTCAGACTGTTACCCATGAAAAAGGTGGGTTTTAAGAAGTGACTTAAAAATGGACGAACCCTGTCTAAGATGCAGTGGGAGTGAATTCCACAGCCTAGGTGCTGCCACAGCAAAAgctctgtcccctctgagcttttgttgtgtcctcggcacatccaggagcagctgatcagctgacctgagcgACTGGGAGGGTGAGTGCACATGTaggagctcagagaggtaagggGGGCAAGAccatttaatgactttaaagcaaataaaagaattttaaaatgcactctaaaatgaatagggagccagtgcagtgaggccaaaacaggagaaatatgatctctcttCCATGTACCAGTCAAAAtctgagcagctgcattttgcaccagctgaaGAGGGGACGGGGATGACTGGGAAACCCAATAATAAAGAGAGTCACAGTAATCCAGTTGTGAGTGCATGGATTATAGTttcaaagtcctgttttgaaagGATCTGTTTGACCTTAGCCAGTTGTCTAAGTTTTAAAAAGTTGGATttcaccactgcactgatctgctTATCTAGTTTAAAGACACTGCCCATTCTGACACCCAGGTTAGAAAGAATAGGTTTTATATATTGTGTTAGAGGCCCCAGATCTACAGGAAAGGACCCACCAGTAGTACCAGGACCAGCATTCAAAACCTCTGTCTTCTTGTtattaaaatgaagaaagttTAGTGCCATCCAGGTTTCAACTTCATCTAGGCACTTAATCAAAGATTTTGTAGAACACGAGTTTTCTTGTTTTAAGGGGACATACACCAgactgtcatcagcataaaaatttaaagcacatttgtgctttctaaaaatggaaaccaaggaaagaagATACAATGAAAATAGCAGTGGTCCAAGGACGGAACCCTGGGGTATCCCACATAACAGAGGAGAACATGAAGACTTAAAACTATCAAGACTAACATAGAATATTCTCTCAGTCAGGTAGGACCCCAGCCAATTCTCTACAAGAAATTAAAATACTGTGatccactgtatcaaaggcCGCTGTTAAATCTAGTAAAACTAGGATAAAATAATCCCCAGAGTCTGTAGCTAAaagaatatcattaaaaaccTTCATCATCATGGCCTTGCACGTTCATTAATCGCTGATTTTACTGGAAAACTCAAGGGTCAAAAGTCAAATACTGACCCTGACTGCCTCAGGACATTGTCTGTATGACAAAGTTCAGTCCAGAGAGGCAAGAAGAGAATTAATACAAAACTATCAAACTAACGTTACATGAAGCTTAATTAAATATcttattttaaatgtcttctAAACTGGCAGCAGTTCTGTTTGGACTTTGACAATGGTACACAGAGGGTTAGGGTActtagtgtttttctttctgagtACTCAAATGGTTAGGGTACTTTTTActacatgcctcattcacccaatcacagaCATTCagtgcacacactcactctgatggatgcactGGGGaaaacttggggttcagtttcTTGTCCAAGGATATTTTGAGATGTAGGTTGGAGAAGCCCACCACTAGTAGTTGAccagctcttcctcctgagGCACAGCTACTTTGTGAACAGGATCTTCTAATGTGCAAGTCTGGGCAGTGTTTCCTCCTGGTTGGTGTGACCAATTGTATCCCTCCTATTATCAGATAAACTCCACAAGACATCACCTCCATAGTTGCTGTGGTTGATGAAGCTGGCTGCGGCACCCCttctcagcagcagctcagtggtCAGTTGACAAATTCCCCCGAAAGGCTGCGGCCGCAGCGAGCTGAGCGCATCTTCAGCTCATGGTAGCACTGTACGAAGCTGTGATAGATGAAGGTGATGGGCagtgccagcaggacaatgcCACTCACCACGCAGAGGCCTCCGAGTACACGGCCTGCCACTGTCATCGGGTACATGTCTCCATATCCCACTGTGGTCATGGAGATAATGACCCACCAGCAGGCGGCGGGGATGCTGGCATAGTCATGGTTTCCAGCCTCCAGGTCAAGGCCATGCTCCAGCAACTGGGCCAGTGCACTGAAGATTGCCATAGCAACACAAATGAAGACCAGGAGCATCACCATCTCACGGTAGCAGCGCCGCAGTGTCAGGCCAAGAGTCTGCAGGCCCAGGAAGTGACGTGCCAGCTTGATAACCCAGAAGATCCGCATCATGCGCAGGACCCGCAGTGTCACACCAGCTCTCTGCAGTTGCGAGTTCTCACCTGTCAGACTTGTCATGGCAACAGAGATGTAGTATGGCAGAATGGCCAAAAGGTCGATTATGTTCAGAGGTCGCTGGATGAAATCCCACTTATCACGTGACACGAGGAAACGGATGATACATTCAGCTGTGAACCAACCGATACACACCGCCTCGATGATCCTACAGGGGAAGGGCCAGGGGGACCAATGAAAGACCAGAGAGAGATGAGTCCAGTGAGATGTTGCTGAGAATGAACAATCACAGCTAGAGAGATATCAGACAACTGTCCACAGTGACACATTTGAAGCAGAGGGAACACATGTGACTACAGGGTTTCACACAGAGGGAGGTcataaacacacaagcacaagtgtgggtgtgtgtgtatgttaaattaataatattatataCACAGGGTTATATGTGCCTCCATTTGTGGAGTGGTTTATGTTTTGGTTTAGCAAGAGAAACATCACTGGTTTGATTTCAGCACAAGTCtgttttggggttgtgtcagggtGAACATCCAgtgtaaaactctgccaaatcaaacatgtggagctacccactgtggcgaccccttgtgacaacaaagcagctgaaagaagctttaTATACACAGGGGCATATACACGTTATAACAAATAAATTACTGATCAATAATCAGCCTCTCCTCTGAGTCTCTCCTCCATGTTCTGCAGCTGGTAGTCCTGGTTCTGTTCTTTGTGGTGGCTCATGAACcagttctccacctgcttcagGTTCTGGTTATACTGACCTTCCAGAACTGGAGCAGTTTCCAGCTGTCTGCATGAGGCGACTCTGAATGATACTGAGGACAACTCAACGTATGCGGGTCTGAATGAGTCCTACCTTTGCTGTTCCAGGGCAGTCCAATCAGGTAAGGTGCTGGCACACAGCATCACCATGGAGATGACGACAAACAGCATGGACACCGAGGCGAGGAGCTGTGCAGCCAGCGAGGATGTGGGCTCCTCAaatgtcctcctcatcctctccagCCAAGGACTCTCCAGAATGTCAGCACCCCGTGGTAGCTCCTCCTCTGGGAAGAAGTGTACGAGGGCGTCAGACATGCGGTCGTCAAGGCGGCGTTGACAGCACAGTTGCAGGTCAGAGCTCTCCAGGCCCCAGTACAGCATCTCATTGTAGAAGGAAAGCTCACACATGTGCGGCACAAAGCGCAGTTTCCCATGCTGCACGTACAGCATAATGAAGCTGAAGGCCTCTGAGTGGCGGTCAAAGAAGAACTCATTGCTGTCACTGTCATAGTCATCGCAGAGCTCGAGAAGCTCGCTCTCTGACACACAGCGAAGCAGGCGACTGAGTCTGCTAAGGGGGAGGCGCCTCATCAACTCCGCAGTGTAGGAGAACCTGCGGCCACCGACATTCAGCGTGCAGAGGCTGCTTccacatttcatatttgttttcagtGAGGAGGTAATGCCACAGGCTGCTTCCTGCAGTTTTTGCTGGAAACCTTCAGACTCCTGGAGACACAACCTTCATCGTCTGAAGCTGCTCCAAAGTTTCACATCCAGAGTGCAAGAAAACTGTTTCCATCTTACATTCCACACTCAGAGAAAAATGTCTTCAGAGGTTCAGTGAAACAGAAAGCATGTCAGAGACATGAAGCAGATCAAATGAAGAGTGACCCACAGTTGCTTCAAATCTTCTTTGATTAATTTTAGTCAAACTCTGAGAAACTGAATCAGTTTTAAAGCCACAGCTGGATTTCATGCTCATCAGAAATCGGCaagccttttaaaaaaatcagtccAGCAAGAATCCTCTTTGACTTCTGCTGCATCTCTGAGAGTGAAGAGCAGAAGctcgtcctcctcttcctcctcctcctcctgtcagaGAGGGGGAGGATCACTCGATGATCCAAACAGTCTGAGCTGGAAACACTTTGAATCCCCAAAATCCTCCTCACTGTTCAATCTGCTCATCTTCTTCTGATCCTCTTCAGGTGTCCTCATCTTAtcacaaattaaatatttaacccACTTCATTATAATTTAATGTGTCAGTGAGCATCAAAGGCATGTGTGAATAATGATTTTATAAACTCACTAATAACCTGCAGTTAGAGCTGTAGAAAGGGCTCCCCCTGCTGCCCCATCATTTGatttaaagttaaatatttaaactgaagtctgcagttttctttaataaaaaaaatgggcTACTGATGCCTCAAAAGAAAAGTGGGTGACAGGTATATCAACCTGCAGCTGAATGCACATATGGTGTTTCAGCTTCATACCTGTTCCATCTACAGGATCAGGGCACCTCAATATTTTTCTGAGgcccttaaaaaaaagatgctttgcTCTTGGAACATGACTGATGGTAGAACtcaccttttcttctcttcttttcttcatcAGAGAAAATTATTTTGCCCCAGTTCCCAGCAGTCCAATTTCTGTACTGTTTGCATAGTTCTGCACTGGTGATGCCCTAATCCCACATTCAGCTTTAGGAGATAGTCCTGGTGCTTGCTGAACTTTCTTGGGCACCCTGAAGCCTTGTTCACAACAACTGAACCTCTCCTTGAAGCTCTTGATGATCTAATAAATGGTTGATTTAGGTAAAATCTTACTAGCAGCAATACTCTCCCATTTGAAGCCCTTTTTAAGCAAAGCTTTTTACAGCCTTATTTGATAGTGTATAGAGGCAAGAGACagtaactgtaatttccccattgtgggactaataaaggtattcgtatacAGCAAGGTGGGAGGCGAGAGATGGGAAAGACACGCAGTAAATGACAACAGGTTGGGACGTGAACCTGTGCCGCCTACGCCATCATGCAGCATACATGGTTgcctgctcatccactgagccaccccagCTGAGGTTTAAACCAGGAATCTAACTGTGACCACTGCACCACTATCTTTGATCAATGAAATGCTTCTAAAGAACCATAAACATTTACTGACAATCAGCACAACTTATAAACTGACATATTTCAATAGGAAGAAAGTttcatgtctgcatttatacattttcaagAGAGAACACATCAACCACAAAACAGAGCTTTGTATTTATATCCCAACCATCTTTGTATGAATCCACCTGAGTCAGTGCAGTGAATAACTCACCAAACATCCAAAATGCAATTTGTGTAGAAAGAGTAAAAATGATCGGTTCAGTGCAGAACCAATTGTTCATCCGCTCCCTGCTAACTTCCTCTCAGCTCAGGATTATTATTCTGAAAGAATCTAAGCTGTTgatttgctttctgttttagtTCAGTGATCACTTCATCGAACAGTTACTTCATTGATTTCCTGAATGAAAATCCAGTTATCATATTTCTATTTGTTATATTAACTTTCTGACCCctcttatatttatttatcttttcatCCTCTGAATTTGATGATAACCCTCTTTTCAGTCTTCCTTTTTTGTACTCAAGCCTCTGTCTTCATAACTTTACATCCACCACATGAAACTCTTCTACAAATCTGGgacatattttcttttaaagcatttcaaacctctgacagctgcagcatgTTGTAGTTTGGGAAGAAACTTCATAAATCCAACACATGTAAAATTGAAAGTTCTGTTTttagaagagaagaagaaacagcctgctgaaactggctgcctgctcgcgcggcgccggaagtacagaaaaaaaaaaaaaaaaaacctaagcttaatgtctgtgtagattctcagtcatccaggtcatagtagtctctggagcttgaaaaaggcgactggacttctttttgtttcttgaagacgtttcacctctcatccgaaaggcttcttcagttctcaaccaaatggtgaagagacccaggtatttaaacccctgtgggcgtagtcccctggaggtggttatgaccctctattgttcatgtgcttgaacacatgtgcccaggtgtgaagggggcgtgggtcatatttaatcagtggtttcagttgaaaccaatttaggactccgctccattgtttcctgtggcctattgaggtcactggaacaaaggtgtgaatgggggttgagacgtctgggaagggagctcaggacagcactgtaagcgggggaaagttggt
This is a stretch of genomic DNA from Archocentrus centrarchus isolate MPI-CPG fArcCen1 chromosome 15, fArcCen1, whole genome shotgun sequence. It encodes these proteins:
- the LOC115792854 gene encoding potassium voltage-gated channel subfamily G member 3-like, whose protein sequence is MKCGSSLCTLNVGGRRFSYTAELMRRLPLSRLSRLLRCVSESELLELCDDYDSDSNEFFFDRHSEAFSFIMLYVQHGKLRFVPHMCELSFYNEMLYWGLESSDLQLCCQRRLDDRMSDALVHFFPEEELPRGADILESPWLERMRRTFEEPTSSLAAQLLASVSMLFVVISMVMLCASTLPDWTALEQQRIIEAVCIGWFTAECIIRFLVSRDKWDFIQRPLNIIDLLAILPYYISVAMTSLTGENSQLQRAGVTLRVLRMMRIFWVIKLARHFLGLQTLGLTLRRCYREMVMLLVFICVAMAIFSALAQLLEHGLDLEAGNHDYASIPAACWWVIISMTTVGYGDMYPMTVAGRVLGGLCVVSGIVLLALPITFIYHSFVQCYHELKMRSARCGRSLSGEFVN